One Bacillus amyloliquefaciens DSM 7 = ATCC 23350 DNA window includes the following coding sequences:
- the iolD gene encoding 3D-(3,5/4)-trihydroxycyclohexane-1,2-dione acylhydrolase (decyclizing): MGKTIRLTTAQALIKFLNRQYIHIDGKEEPFVEGIFTIFGHGNVLGIGQALEQDAGHLKVYQGKNEQGMAHAAMAYSKQMLRRKIYAVSTSVGPGAANLTAAAGTALANNIPVLLLPADTFATRQPDPVLQQVEQEYSAAVTTNDALKPVSRYWDRITRPEQLMSSLIRAFEVMTDPAKAGPATICISQDVEGEAYDFDESFFEKRVHYIDRMQPSERELKGAAERIKESSRPVILVGGAKYSGAREELIALSETYGIPLVETQAGKSTVEADFANNLGGMGITGTLAANKAARQADLIIGVGTRYTDFATSSKTAFDFEKAAFLNINVSRMQAYKLDAFQVVADAKVTLGRLHGLLDGYKSAFGTAIKDWKDEWLAERDRLGKVTFTRDAFKPEIKNHFSQDVLNEYADALKTELPQTTALLTINDTIPEDSIVISSAGSLPGDLQRLWHSNVPNTYHLEYGYSCMGYEVSGTLGLKLAHPDKEVYSLVGDGSFLMLHSELITALQYNKKINVLLFDNSGFGCINNLQMDHGSGSYFCEFRTEDNQILNIDYAKVAEGYGAKTYRANTVEELKAALEDAKTQDVSTLIEMKVLPKTMTDGYDSWWHVGVAEVSEQESVQRAYEAKETKLKSAKQY, from the coding sequence GTGGGCAAGACAATTCGCTTAACGACAGCACAAGCGCTGATTAAATTTTTAAACCGGCAGTACATTCATATTGACGGAAAAGAAGAGCCGTTCGTTGAAGGCATCTTCACGATTTTCGGCCACGGAAATGTGTTGGGGATCGGGCAGGCGCTTGAGCAGGACGCCGGGCACCTGAAAGTCTATCAAGGCAAAAACGAACAAGGCATGGCGCATGCCGCGATGGCATACAGCAAGCAAATGCTGAGAAGAAAAATTTACGCGGTATCAACATCGGTCGGGCCGGGTGCCGCAAATTTGACGGCTGCCGCGGGCACGGCTCTGGCTAACAATATTCCGGTGCTGCTGCTTCCGGCCGATACCTTTGCGACGAGGCAGCCTGATCCGGTGCTTCAGCAGGTGGAGCAGGAATACAGTGCCGCCGTCACGACAAACGATGCGTTAAAGCCCGTGTCACGCTATTGGGACCGCATTACCCGCCCCGAGCAGCTGATGAGCAGCTTAATCCGGGCATTTGAAGTAATGACGGATCCGGCAAAAGCGGGTCCGGCGACAATCTGCATTTCTCAGGATGTAGAGGGAGAAGCGTATGATTTTGATGAAAGCTTCTTTGAAAAACGCGTTCATTATATTGATCGTATGCAGCCGAGCGAGCGTGAGCTGAAAGGCGCCGCGGAAAGAATTAAAGAGAGCAGCCGCCCCGTCATTTTAGTGGGCGGCGCGAAGTATTCCGGCGCGCGTGAGGAATTGATCGCGCTTTCTGAAACATACGGCATTCCTCTTGTGGAAACGCAGGCCGGTAAGTCAACGGTTGAAGCTGACTTCGCCAACAATCTGGGCGGCATGGGCATCACGGGCACACTTGCCGCAAACAAAGCCGCCCGCCAGGCTGATCTTATCATCGGTGTCGGTACACGGTACACGGACTTTGCGACATCCTCCAAAACGGCGTTTGATTTTGAAAAAGCAGCATTCTTGAATATCAATGTCAGCCGCATGCAGGCTTATAAGCTTGACGCGTTTCAGGTCGTAGCCGATGCGAAAGTGACGCTCGGCAGGCTGCACGGCTTATTGGACGGATATAAAAGCGCATTCGGCACGGCGATTAAAGACTGGAAGGATGAATGGCTGGCTGAACGGGACCGGCTCGGCAAAGTCACTTTTACACGTGACGCGTTCAAACCGGAAATTAAGAATCATTTTTCACAGGACGTGTTAAACGAGTATGCCGACGCGCTCAAGACTGAGCTGCCGCAAACAACGGCGCTTCTGACGATCAATGACACGATTCCTGAAGACAGTATCGTCATCAGTTCGGCGGGGTCTCTTCCGGGAGATTTGCAGCGTCTGTGGCATTCCAATGTCCCGAATACGTACCATCTGGAGTACGGCTATTCCTGCATGGGATATGAGGTATCAGGCACGCTCGGCCTCAAGCTGGCCCATCCGGACAAAGAAGTCTATTCACTCGTCGGCGACGGAAGTTTTCTGATGCTGCATTCAGAGCTGATTACGGCGCTTCAATATAACAAAAAAATCAATGTCCTGCTTTTTGATAACTCCGGATTCGGCTGTATCAACAACCTGCAAATGGATCACGGCAGCGGCAGTTATTTCTGTGAGTTCCGCACAGAGGACAATCAGATTTTAAACATTGATTACGCGAAGGTGGCAGAGGGATACGGCGCCAAAACATACAGAGCCAATACGGTTGAAGAGCTGAAAGCGGCGCTTGAAGATGCGAAAACGCAGGACGTATCCACGTTAATTGAGATGAAGGTTCTGCCGAAAACGATGACAGACGGCTATGACAGCTGGTGGCATGTCGGCGTGGCGGAAGTGTCTGAGCAGGAAAGCGTCCAACGGGCATACGAAGCGAAAGAGACGAAGCTGAAGTCTGCGAAGCAGTACTAG